The sequence AATCGCATCGGGAATTGTGCCGGCCGCGCTCGAAATGATGGACCAGCTCATCATTCGCGCCGTCGAGGAGGCGTTCAATGTCGGGCTGCCGCTGGACGCGGGCGCGGTGCTGATCATCGAGCTCGAAGGTCTCGAGGCTGGACTGACCGCCTACGCCGATGAGGTGGCGAAAACTGCGAACCTGGCCGGCGCGTCGAGCGTCAGGCTCGCGCGTGACGAAGCGGAGCGCGCGCTGTTGTGGAAGGCGCGCAAACGCGCGTTCGGTGCGGTCGGCCGCCTCGCGCCGAACTACGCGACTCAGGACGGCGTCGTTCCGCGAACCTGCCTGCCGCGGATTCTGCGCGTGATCGCCGACGTCAGCCGTCGCTACGACTTGCGCATCGGCAACGTATTTCACGCCGGCGACGGCAATTTGCATCCGATCATTCTTTACGACGAGCGCGAACCTGATCAGGTCCGCCGGGCAATCGACGCGGGACGCGAAATCCTCAAGGCCTGCATCGAGATGGGCGGCAGCCTCACCGGCGAGCATGGAATCGGCGTCGAGAAAATCGGCGAGATGCCGCTGATGTTCTCGCCCGACGATCTTCGCGTCATGACGGAGTTGCGCCACGTGTTCGATCCAATGGAGCGATCGAATCCCGGCAAAGTGATTCCGCAGCCAGGCGCATGCGTCGAGGTCGCCGCGCCGCGCCGGCAGGTGCCAATCTAAGGCTGCCCGTCCAACGGATATCGTGGCTGCCACTACATCTTCGAATCTGGCGAACCGGCTCGACTCAATCGTCGGCGCCGGCCGCGTTCGCGCGCCAACCGATGCTGAGGCGCGCGCCGCGGATACGATCGTCGAGCCCGCCTCTGTCGAGGAAATTTGCGAGATCGTCCGGATGTGCGAAGCGGATCGGATTGCGCTCGCGCCCATTGGCGCGGCACGCTCGCTCGCGGGGATTCGGCGCTCGCCCGTCGCGCTCGGTATCTCGATGGCGCGGCTGGCGCGAATTGTCGCCTACGAACCCGACGACATGACAATTGTTGCGGAGTCGGGAATCACCGTCGGCAGACTGAATGCTGCCATGGCCGATTCCCGCCAGCGGCTCCCCGTCGATCCATGCAGCCCCGCGATGACGACTCTCGGCTCGTTAATCGGCGCCGCGCACTCCGGACCGCTTCGCCTTTCCGAGGGCACCTCGCGCGACCTGCTGATCGGAGTTCGCTTCGTCGGTCACGGCGGCAACCTCGTTCATGGCGGCGGCCGCGTGGTCAAAAACGTCGCCGGCTATGATTTGATGAAACTGATGGGTGGGGCATTCGGTACACTTGGAATAGTAACTGAGGCGACGTTCAAAGTGCGTCCCATCCCATCTGACTACTGTATCGCGGTCATTCCTCATGCGCGCGCAGCAGACGCGTTCGCCGCTGCCTGCATACTCAATGACTCACTGCCACTGAGTAATCTCGACATACTCAGTCCTGGCCTTGTAACTGGCTTCAATTCTGTTGGTCAATTTCTTCTTCTGGCCGGTTTTTCTGGAAGTCCACTGGAGATTGGCGACCAGGCTGACCGGATTCGCGATTTGGTCGGCGCGCGCGGTGAAATTCTGAGCGCCGACGGCGCTCTCAGGAGTTACGAGCTGCTGCGCGATATCGATTTCCATTCGGCTCCGCTGGCCGCTCAAATCGCGGTTCCACCCGCATCCCTCGCGCGAGTGCTGGAGGCCTGCGGCAACGACACCGAATTTCGCGCTCACGCCGGCTCCGGCGTCGCACAGATAATCCTGGCCGGCGAACACAGCGCGGAGGCCGCCGCTAAAGCCATCGCGCGATGGCGTGAAGTTGCGCGCTTGGCGCGCGGCAGTCTTCGACTGATCGCCGCCGCGCCTGCCATCCGTGACTCGCTGGAATTCTTCGACACTCCCAACGCCGGCGCGCTCGCGCTTATGCGTCGGCTCAAGGCGGCCTTCGATCCGGCCGGGATCTTCAACCCCGGATGCTTCGTCGGAGGAATCTGATGGCCGCGGCCTCCATCATGCCATTGAATCCGGTTCGCGGCGTCTCCGGCTACGACCTGCTGTTCGACTGCGTTCATTGCGGGCTCTGCGCCGAGGCTTGTCCAACCTACGTTGTAACGCGATGCGAGATGGACTCCCCGCGCGGCCGAATCTATTTGATGAAGTCGCTGGCCGAAGGTCGCATCGACCTCGACGACGACGCGGCGCGCCATTTCGATTTGTGCCTCGGATGCCGCGGTTGCGAGACCGCCTGCCCGTCCGGCGTTCATTACGGCCGCTTGATCGAGGGCACGCGTCTGCTAGTCGAGCAAAATCATCGCCGCAGCTTCGTCGATCGATTCAAGCGGCGCACCGTCGGCGCGATTTTTCCGTACCCGCATCGTCTCCGGGTGCTGCTCGCACCGCTGAAGCTTGTCGATCGCCTCGGCCTGAGACCCGCTCTGAGAGCCGTCCTGCCGCGCACGATTCACAATTGGCTCGATCTTCTTCCGCCGCTTGAACCTGACTTGCGACCGCTCGCCAGGGAAGCAACCACCGCGCCGCGCACGGACGCACCGACAGTCGTCGTGCATCGCGGATGCGTCGCGCAAGTACTTGCGAATTCGGAAAATTTGAACAGTGAGCGTCTGCTCGCCGCCGCCGGTTATCGCGTCGTCCAACTCGAACCAGTCTCATGCTGCGGAGCACTTGATCTGCATTCGGGTAACGGATCGCGAGCCCGCGATTTTGCCCGCGCGAACGTTCGCGCGCTGAAGAATTCCGGCGCCGATGCAATCGTGTCGGCCGCGTCGGGATGCTCGGTGGCAATCGCAGAATACGGTGATTTGCTCAAAGACGAACCGGAGTTTGCTGAAGATGCGCGCGCGGTTTCCTCGAAAGTCCGGGACCTGAGTTCGTTGCTGCTCGACGCTCCGCCGAGTCCGAAGCGCGAATTTCGATGCCGCATTACTTATCACGACGCTTGTCACCTCGTGCACGGACTCGGGGTGCGCGAAGCGCCGCGCAAATTGCTCGCCTCGATTCCGGGCGTGACGATCGTCGAGATGACGGAGTCCGAACTCTGTTGCGGTTCGGCCGGATCCTACAATCTGACCGAGCCCGCAATGGCGCGCGACTTGGCCCGGCGCAAAGCCGACAATATTGTTGCGACCGGCGCGGACTGGGTCGTGCTGGCGAATCCCGGATGCGAGTTCCAGATCGCCGCCGAACTTCGCCGTCGCGGTTCGAGAATCAAGGTCGTCCACCTCGCAGACTTTCTCGCTATGGCGTCTAATTGATCCTGTCCGATGAACGGCAGCCTGCACGAAATCAAGCTCTACTTCGCATACACGAGTCCGCTCGCGGCGCATGCAGCGATCAGAGTTCCGGACTCGAAGGCAGGAAGGTCTCGCCCATCAGGTAGGCATCGACCGCGCGCGCCGCTTCGCGCCCCTCCCATATCGCCCACACCACCAGCGATTGCCCGCGATGTGCGTCTCCGGCGGCGAAAACGCCCGGCACGCTCGACATGTAACTCTCGCACTGCACGTTGCTGCGCGGGTCGAGCTTGACACCAAGCTCCGAGATTATGCCCTCGGGCTCGGGGCCGAGAAATCCGAGCGCGAGCAGCACGAGGTCGCACTCGATCTCGAAATCGGTGCCCGGAATTTGCTCCATCACCATCCGCCCGTTGTCATGCTTCCAGTTGAGCCGCACGCCGTGGAGTTTTTTCACCACGCCGTTTTCGCCGGAAAACTTGCTGGTGTTCACGCTCCAGTCGCGCTGCACGCCCTCTTCGTGCGAGCTCGAGGTGCGCATGATCATCGGCCAGTCGGGCCACGGCATTTCGGCGGTACGCTTTTCAGGCGGCATCGGGAGCAGTTCGAACTGATGCACCACGATCGCGCCCTGGCGATTTGAGGTGCCCAGGCAATCGGAACCCGTATCGCCGCCGCCGAGAATGACCACCCGCTTTCCGTTCGCAGTGATCTCGGCCGCCGGATCGAGCGCGTCGCCGAAGTTACGCTTGTTCTGTTGCGGCAGGAATTCCATGGCAAAATGGATTCCCTTGAGCTCCCGTCCCGGGATCGGCAGGTCACGCGGCTTGGTCGCGCCCATCGCAAGTACGATTGCGTCGTACTTCGACCGCATCTCGTCCGCGTGGATGTCGAAGCCGACGCGGCAGTTGGTGACAATCTCCAGGCCTTCGGCCTTCATTTGCTCAACGCGCCGGTTGACGATCCACTTTTCCAGCTTGAAGTCTGGAATACCGTAAGTGAGCAATCCGCCCACGCGATCCGATCGCTCGTAAAGCGTGACCGAATGTCCCGCGCGCATCAGTTGCTGCGCGCACGCCAGCCCCGACGGTCCCGAGCCCACGACCGCAACGCGCTTTCCCGACTTGCGCGCGGCCGGCTGAGGCACGATCCATTTTTCTCCCCAGGCGTGATCGATGATGTTCTTCTCAATCAGCTTGATCGTGACAGGATCGTTGTTGATGCTGAGCACGCAGGCTTCTTCGCACGGCGCGGGGCAAACTCTGCCGGTGAACTCCGGAAAGTTGTTGGTCGCGTGCAGCCGGTCGATCGCCTCGCGCCATCGGCCCCGGTAGATGAGATCGTTCCAGTCGGGAATGATGTTCCCGAGCGGGCAACCCTTGTGGCAGAAGGGAATCCCACAATCCATGCAGCGGGCGCCCTGCGCGCGCAGTTTGTCTTCGGGCATCTTGAGATCGAATTCGCGCCAATCCTTCAGGCGTTCCCTGACCGGTCGCCGCGAAGGAGTCTCGCGCTTGATCTCCATGAAGCCCGTAATCTTGCCCATCGCAGCCGTGATCTCCCCAGTCAGGTCAGTTCTGATTAGTCAGTCGATTACTCACTCGGCTAAACTGCCGCCAGCCGCGCGAGATCGGAATTCATGTTGAGATGTTGCCGTTCGAGCACCATACGGTACTCAGTCGGCAATACTTTTACAAACTTCGTCGCGTAGTCGTCCCACTTGTCGAGGACTCGCCGCGCGACCGTGCTCTGCGTGTACTGCAGGTGCCGCACAATCAAGGCATGCAACTGCTTGAGTTCGTCGCGATTGCCGATCGGACCCAACTCGACCATCCCGGTGTTGCAGCGCGACGGAAACGAGCCGTCTTCGTCAAGCACGTACGCCACACCGCCGCTCATGCCGGCTGAGAAGTTGCGGCCGGTCTTGCCTAGAACCACGACCAACCCGCGCGTCATGTACTCGCATCCATGGTCGCCCACTCCCTCGACGACCGCGTGCGCGCCGCTGTTGCGCACCGCGAATCGCTCGCCGGCTACGCCGCGGAAGAACGCTTCGCCGCCGGTGGCGCCGTAAAGCGCGACGTTGCCGACAATGATGTTGTCCTCGGCCTTGAAGGTCGCTTCTTCTGGCGGACGCACCGAGATAAATCCGCCCGAGAGTCCTTTTCCACAGTAGTCGTTCGCGTCGCCTTCGAGATGGAGCGCGATTCCCGGCGCGAGCCACGCGCCGAAACTCTGGCCGGCCGAACCTTTGAGATGAATCTGAACCGTGTAGGGCGGCAGCCCCTCCGCGCCGAAGCGGCGCGACACTTCCGCCGACAGCATCGTGCCGACGGTGCGGTTCACGTTGCGGATGGGAAGATGGATTTCGACCGGCTTGCGATGCTCGAGCGCGTCTTTTGCAAGCTCGATGATCTGGTTGTCGAGCGCGGCGCCAAGGCCGTGATCCTGCAGCTCGACACAATGCAGCGGTTCGTCCGGCCCGACGTCGGGACGACGAAGAATATTGGCCAGATCGACGTTGCGCGCCTTCCAATGCGCGATCGCTTCGTTGGCGTCCAGGCATTCGACGTGGCCAACCATTTCGGCAACGGTGCGAAAGCCCAACTGCGCCATGTATTCGCGCAGTTCGTCCGCGATGTACATCATGAAGTTCACGACGTGCTCGGGCTTGCCCGAGAACTTCGCCCGGAGCACCGGATCCTGCGTCGCGATGCCGACCGGGCAGGTGTTGAGATGGCAGACGCGCATCATGATGCATCCCGAGGCAACCAGTGCGGCGCTGGCGAAACCGAATTCCTCGGCGCCGAGAAGGGTGGCGATAGCGACGTCGCGGCCGGTCTTGAGCTGGCCGTCGGTCTCGACGTGAATGCGTCCGCGCAGGCCGTTCATCACCAGGGTTTGCTGCGTCTCGGCCAGTCCCAGCTCCCACGGAACTCCCGCGTGCCTGATCGATTGCAGCGGAGACGCGCCGGTGCCGCCGTCGTAACCGCTAATCAGCACGACGTCGGCTTTGGCCTTTGCAACGCCCGCGGCGATGGTGCCGACGCCGACCTCGGCGACCAGCTTGACGCCGATGCGCGCGCGATTGTTGGAATTCTTGAGATCGTGGATAAGCTGCGCGAGATCTTCGATCGAATAGATGTCGTGATGCGGGGGCGGCGAGATCAATCCCACGCCGGGCGTCGAGTAGCGAATCTTCGCGATGAAATCGTCAACCTTGTGACCGGGAAGCTGGCCGCCCTCGCCGGGCTTGGCGCCCTGCGCCATCTTGATCTGGAGTTCGTCGGCGTTGACCAGGTAATGACTGGTGACGCCGAAGCGCGCCGAGGCCACCTGTTTGATCGCGCTGCGGCGGCTGTCGCCGTTGGCGTCGGGCACGAAGCGCGCCGGATCCTCGCCGCCCTCGCCGGTGTTGCTTTTGCCGCCTATCCGGTTCATGGCGATGGCGAGGTTTTCGTGCGCCTCTTTGCTGATCGATCCGAATGACATCGCGCCGGTTTTGAAGCGTTTGACGATCGCGGTGGCCGGCTCGACTTCCTCGAGCGGCACGGGCGGCCGATCAGAATTGAACTTGAGCAGCGAGCGAAGCGTGGTGAGCGAGCGACTCTGCTCGTCAATCGCCCTGGTGTAATCCTTAAACAGCCGGTAATTTCCCGAGCGCACGGAATGCTGCAGCCTGGCGATCGTGTTCGGGTTGTACATGTGGAACTCGCCGGCGCGGCGCCACTGGTACTGGCCGCCGATATCGAGATCGCCGTCGAGGTTCGCCGCCACCTTGAACGCGTAGCTGTGACGCGCAGCCGTCTCGCGCGCGATCGCGTCGAGGCCGACGCCTGCCACCCGCGACGGCGTCCAGGTGAAGTACTTGTCGATCACGTCCTTCGCCAATCCGATCGCTTCGAAGATCTGCGCGCCGCGGTAACTCTGCGTCGTCGAGATCCCCATCTTGGACGCGACTTTGGTAATGCTCTTGGAGACGGCCTTGATGAAGTTGTGGACCGCGGTGTCTTGGTCGATGTCGCGGAGCTCGCCGTCGCGAATCATCCCCGCCATCGTCGCGTACGCGAGGTACGGATTGACGGCGCCCGCGCCGTAGCCGACCAGCAGGCAGAAATGCATCGCCTCGCGCGGTTCTCCCGACTCGACGACGAGGCCGGCCCGGGTGCGCGTCCCTTCGCGAATCAGATGATGATGCACGGCGCCGGTCGCGAGCAGCGCCGGAATGGCGGCGTAGTCCGCGTTCACGCCACGATCCGAAAGCACGATTATCGTGTAGCCGGATTCGATCGCGTTCGAAGCGGCGCGGCAAAGCGCGTCGAGCGCGGCGCGAAGCCCGCCTTCGCCGTCATCAACGCGGTAGAGCGTGGAAAGCGTGACGGTGCGCAGGCCCTCGACGGCCAGCCGTTTGATCCTTTGAAGCTCCTGGTTGGTGAGAAGCGGCTGCTTGAGTTGAAGCTGGCGGCAATGGAGCGGCGATTCTTCGAACAGATTATCCTCGGCGCCGATTGTCGTTTCGGTCGAGGTCACCAGTTCCTCGCGAATCGGATCGATCGGCGGATTCGTCACCTGCGCGAACAATTGCTTGAAGTAGTTGTAAAGCAGCTGGGGTCTGTTCGAGAGCACGGCGAGCGGAGTGTCGGTGCCCATCGAGCCGACCGGCTCCTGGCCGTTGGTAGCCATCGGCGCGAGGATCATTTTGAGATCCTCGATCGTGTAGCCAAACGATTGCTGCAGCTTGAGCAGCTCGTGCTCTTCAAAGCAGTCAACCGCTGGCGCGCCGCTGGCCTCGGGGAGCGCCTCGAGTGCGACGAGATTGGCGTCGAGCCAGGCGCGATACGGCTGTCGCGCCGCCATCGAATTCTTGATTTCTTCGTCCTGCACGATTCGGCCGAGCGAGGTATCGACGAGAAACATTCGGCCCGGCTGCAGCCGTCCTTTGAGCGCGACGTTGCGCGGCGCGATGTCGAGGACGCCGGTCTCCGACGCCATCACCACCAATCCGTCCTTGGTCACCGTGTAGCGCGACGGACGAAGGCCGTTGCGATCGAGCACCGCGCCGATTCTGATCCCGTCGGTGAACGCAATCGACGCGGGGCCGTCCCACGGTTCCATCATGCATGAATGAAAGCGGTAGAATGCGCGCTTGCCGTCGCTCATCTGCGGGTCGTTCTGCCACGCTTCCGGAATCATCATCATCATGGCGTGCGGCAGCGAACGTCCGGTGCGAACCAGCAGTTCGAGACAATTGTCGAAGGTTGCGGAGTCGCTGCCGTTGGGCTCGACGATCGGCAACAGCTTTTTGATCTCGTCGCCGAACAGCGGCGAAGAGAACAGCTTCTCGCGCGCGTGCATCCAGTTGATATTGCCGCGCAGCGTGTTGATCTCGCCGTTGTGCGACATGAAGCGGTAGGGATGCGCCCGGTCCCAGCTCGGAAACGTGTTGGTCGAGAAGCGCTGATGGACCATCGCGAGCGCGGTCTTGACGGCGCCATTTAGCAAATCGGGGAAGAACTGCGGGATTTGCGTGGAGATAAGCTGACCCTTATAAACGACGGTCAGCGCCGAGAGGCTGCAAAAATAAAACAGCTCCGGATCGAACAGCCCGAGTTTTTCTGCTGCTGAAGCGGCGCGCTTGCGAATTACGTACAGCTTGCGCTCGAGCGCCTCGGCGTCGGGCAAGTCCGGGCCGCGCGCGATGAACACCTGGCGGATTGCGGGCATCCCGCGTCGCGCGATATCGCCGCACGCGGATTCGACCACCGGCACGTCGCGCCATCCGAGCAGACGCTGACCTTCCTGGTTGACGATTCTCTCGAACGCGTCCTCGCATTCCTTGCGCTTGAGCGGGTCGAGCGGCAGGAAGACCTGGCCCACGCCGTATTCGCCGGGCGCGGGCAGTTCGAAGCCGAGCCGGGCCGCTTCGTTCGAGAAAAACTCGTGTGGAATCTGCAGCAGGATTCCAGCGCCGTCTCCCGTGCGTGGATCGCATCCGCACGCGCCGCGATGGGTCAGGTTGTCGAGCACCTGCAGCGCTTTCGCCAC is a genomic window of Candidatus Binatus sp. containing:
- a CDS encoding (Fe-S)-binding protein, whose translation is MAAASIMPLNPVRGVSGYDLLFDCVHCGLCAEACPTYVVTRCEMDSPRGRIYLMKSLAEGRIDLDDDAARHFDLCLGCRGCETACPSGVHYGRLIEGTRLLVEQNHRRSFVDRFKRRTVGAIFPYPHRLRVLLAPLKLVDRLGLRPALRAVLPRTIHNWLDLLPPLEPDLRPLAREATTAPRTDAPTVVVHRGCVAQVLANSENLNSERLLAAAGYRVVQLEPVSCCGALDLHSGNGSRARDFARANVRALKNSGADAIVSAASGCSVAIAEYGDLLKDEPEFAEDARAVSSKVRDLSSLLLDAPPSPKREFRCRITYHDACHLVHGLGVREAPRKLLASIPGVTIVEMTESELCCGSAGSYNLTEPAMARDLARRKADNIVATGADWVVLANPGCEFQIAAELRRRGSRIKVVHLADFLAMASN
- a CDS encoding FAD-binding oxidoreductase, which encodes MAATTSSNLANRLDSIVGAGRVRAPTDAEARAADTIVEPASVEEICEIVRMCEADRIALAPIGAARSLAGIRRSPVALGISMARLARIVAYEPDDMTIVAESGITVGRLNAAMADSRQRLPVDPCSPAMTTLGSLIGAAHSGPLRLSEGTSRDLLIGVRFVGHGGNLVHGGGRVVKNVAGYDLMKLMGGAFGTLGIVTEATFKVRPIPSDYCIAVIPHARAADAFAAACILNDSLPLSNLDILSPGLVTGFNSVGQFLLLAGFSGSPLEIGDQADRIRDLVGARGEILSADGALRSYELLRDIDFHSAPLAAQIAVPPASLARVLEACGNDTEFRAHAGSGVAQIILAGEHSAEAAAKAIARWREVARLARGSLRLIAAAPAIRDSLEFFDTPNAGALALMRRLKAAFDPAGIFNPGCFVGGI
- a CDS encoding glutamate synthase subunit beta translates to MGKITGFMEIKRETPSRRPVRERLKDWREFDLKMPEDKLRAQGARCMDCGIPFCHKGCPLGNIIPDWNDLIYRGRWREAIDRLHATNNFPEFTGRVCPAPCEEACVLSINNDPVTIKLIEKNIIDHAWGEKWIVPQPAARKSGKRVAVVGSGPSGLACAQQLMRAGHSVTLYERSDRVGGLLTYGIPDFKLEKWIVNRRVEQMKAEGLEIVTNCRVGFDIHADEMRSKYDAIVLAMGATKPRDLPIPGRELKGIHFAMEFLPQQNKRNFGDALDPAAEITANGKRVVILGGGDTGSDCLGTSNRQGAIVVHQFELLPMPPEKRTAEMPWPDWPMIMRTSSSHEEGVQRDWSVNTSKFSGENGVVKKLHGVRLNWKHDNGRMVMEQIPGTDFEIECDLVLLALGFLGPEPEGIISELGVKLDPRSNVQCESYMSSVPGVFAAGDAHRGQSLVVWAIWEGREAARAVDAYLMGETFLPSSPEL
- the gltB gene encoding glutamate synthase large subunit, yielding MMHNYRSIPKAQGLYDPAYERDACGVGFVVNIKGERSHDIVAKALQVLDNLTHRGACGCDPRTGDGAGILLQIPHEFFSNEAARLGFELPAPGEYGVGQVFLPLDPLKRKECEDAFERIVNQEGQRLLGWRDVPVVESACGDIARRGMPAIRQVFIARGPDLPDAEALERKLYVIRKRAASAAEKLGLFDPELFYFCSLSALTVVYKGQLISTQIPQFFPDLLNGAVKTALAMVHQRFSTNTFPSWDRAHPYRFMSHNGEINTLRGNINWMHAREKLFSSPLFGDEIKKLLPIVEPNGSDSATFDNCLELLVRTGRSLPHAMMMMIPEAWQNDPQMSDGKRAFYRFHSCMMEPWDGPASIAFTDGIRIGAVLDRNGLRPSRYTVTKDGLVVMASETGVLDIAPRNVALKGRLQPGRMFLVDTSLGRIVQDEEIKNSMAARQPYRAWLDANLVALEALPEASGAPAVDCFEEHELLKLQQSFGYTIEDLKMILAPMATNGQEPVGSMGTDTPLAVLSNRPQLLYNYFKQLFAQVTNPPIDPIREELVTSTETTIGAEDNLFEESPLHCRQLQLKQPLLTNQELQRIKRLAVEGLRTVTLSTLYRVDDGEGGLRAALDALCRAASNAIESGYTIIVLSDRGVNADYAAIPALLATGAVHHHLIREGTRTRAGLVVESGEPREAMHFCLLVGYGAGAVNPYLAYATMAGMIRDGELRDIDQDTAVHNFIKAVSKSITKVASKMGISTTQSYRGAQIFEAIGLAKDVIDKYFTWTPSRVAGVGLDAIARETAARHSYAFKVAANLDGDLDIGGQYQWRRAGEFHMYNPNTIARLQHSVRSGNYRLFKDYTRAIDEQSRSLTTLRSLLKFNSDRPPVPLEEVEPATAIVKRFKTGAMSFGSISKEAHENLAIAMNRIGGKSNTGEGGEDPARFVPDANGDSRRSAIKQVASARFGVTSHYLVNADELQIKMAQGAKPGEGGQLPGHKVDDFIAKIRYSTPGVGLISPPPHHDIYSIEDLAQLIHDLKNSNNRARIGVKLVAEVGVGTIAAGVAKAKADVVLISGYDGGTGASPLQSIRHAGVPWELGLAETQQTLVMNGLRGRIHVETDGQLKTGRDVAIATLLGAEEFGFASAALVASGCIMMRVCHLNTCPVGIATQDPVLRAKFSGKPEHVVNFMMYIADELREYMAQLGFRTVAEMVGHVECLDANEAIAHWKARNVDLANILRRPDVGPDEPLHCVELQDHGLGAALDNQIIELAKDALEHRKPVEIHLPIRNVNRTVGTMLSAEVSRRFGAEGLPPYTVQIHLKGSAGQSFGAWLAPGIALHLEGDANDYCGKGLSGGFISVRPPEEATFKAEDNIIVGNVALYGATGGEAFFRGVAGERFAVRNSGAHAVVEGVGDHGCEYMTRGLVVVLGKTGRNFSAGMSGGVAYVLDEDGSFPSRCNTGMVELGPIGNRDELKQLHALIVRHLQYTQSTVARRVLDKWDDYATKFVKVLPTEYRMVLERQHLNMNSDLARLAAV